One part of the Sphingopyxis sp. TUF1 genome encodes these proteins:
- a CDS encoding nuclear transport factor 2 family protein yields MTESTDLAQRLDRVESRFAMHDLVSDYCHGFDKRDWDRFAAIWWPDAVWDIGPPFGSFEGAEGIAHVTKDILWDAWLASSHFTTNLVITFEGADRATGVCDVDCIGTTSDGQAQTVSASYFDLFERRDGVWKIARRKVKMHHFNPLPGVTLSPPA; encoded by the coding sequence ATGACCGAATCCACCGACCTGGCTCAGCGCCTCGACCGCGTCGAAAGCCGTTTTGCGATGCACGATCTCGTCAGCGATTATTGTCACGGCTTCGACAAGCGCGACTGGGATCGTTTCGCCGCGATCTGGTGGCCCGACGCCGTCTGGGACATCGGCCCGCCCTTCGGCAGCTTCGAAGGCGCGGAGGGCATCGCGCACGTCACCAAGGATATTCTCTGGGACGCGTGGCTCGCATCGAGCCATTTCACGACCAATCTCGTCATCACATTCGAGGGGGCCGACCGGGCAACGGGCGTGTGCGACGTCGATTGTATCGGCACGACGTCGGACGGTCAGGCGCAGACGGTCAGCGCAAGCTATTTCGACCTGTTCGAGCGGCGCGACGGCGTCTGGAAGATCGCTCGCCGCAAGGTCAAAATGCACCATTTCAACCCACTTCCCGGCGTCACCCTGTCGCCGCCCGCATAG
- a CDS encoding TonB-dependent receptor: MTDRVKTASLLATAALIICPASAASAQDASGETSASSSGGLEEIVVTARKREESMQDVPASISALSAGELERRFDSDVRDFADSSPNIVIDDTQQGPGGVAAVYIRGIGVADVEKSVDPAVGVVFDDVYIGQSSGSLLKAIDIDRVEVLRGPQGTLFGRNATGGVINLARSRPTYDLTGKARLTYGRFDTWKVEGVASTGLSENMALKVSGAYEKSDGYFYNSVYDQPGQRSEFYAIAAALLIEPTDNLDLQISYDHQKTKQDPPQLLAVNRPTDLFCAVYGQCSPAPGVPTSGDRYVSVSDGRLEKNAEFRLDMVTGKATYDIGSDMQFDYIFGWLKTEEEITQDFDAGPQTLYHTDRPARWRQTTNELRLTKGGSGPMTFVLGAYFWDSRYTINLKNYIGFAGPPLLTSAQDVTQTNKSWAVYGEGDYDLTDRLTLTLGARYTKDKKSSIVNDLPIFFYGTTVEENPVGSAPGVIVMAEPVKKSWSKFTPRVSLRYELTDEAMVYALWSRGYRGGGFNGRPSTIGAATIPYDPETLDNYEVGFKTEFAGGRVRFNGAAFLMKYKDMQQDLDVPAPGTSTGRENRTINASSAELKGFELDLTARVTDGLTLHGNLGYLDAKYKDFVGDIFSTGTPVDATFLKIRRAPKWTGNVGGTYEVDIGSDASAWLSGDVHYISGHEITFLNNPNLRNDGQFLVDASINARFNNTTVSLFGKNLANEKGWTIGYDVQGVWSYAAPRPRRTWGVAVTQAF; this comes from the coding sequence ATGACCGATCGCGTCAAAACCGCGAGCCTGCTCGCCACCGCTGCATTGATAATCTGTCCGGCATCGGCCGCGAGCGCGCAGGACGCGAGCGGCGAAACGTCGGCGTCCTCGTCCGGCGGACTCGAAGAGATCGTCGTCACCGCGCGCAAGCGCGAAGAAAGCATGCAGGATGTGCCCGCGTCGATCAGCGCCCTGTCGGCCGGCGAGCTTGAACGACGCTTCGATTCGGACGTGCGTGACTTTGCCGACTCGTCACCCAATATCGTGATCGACGACACGCAGCAGGGACCGGGCGGCGTGGCCGCGGTCTATATTCGCGGCATCGGCGTCGCGGACGTCGAAAAATCGGTCGATCCCGCGGTCGGCGTGGTGTTCGACGACGTCTATATCGGCCAAAGTTCGGGGAGCTTGCTGAAAGCCATCGACATCGACCGTGTCGAGGTGCTGCGCGGGCCGCAAGGAACGCTGTTCGGACGCAATGCCACGGGCGGCGTCATCAACCTCGCGCGTTCGCGCCCGACCTATGACCTGACCGGGAAGGCGCGGCTCACCTATGGCCGGTTCGACACCTGGAAGGTCGAGGGCGTCGCCAGCACCGGATTGTCCGAAAATATGGCGCTCAAGGTCAGCGGTGCCTATGAGAAGTCCGACGGCTATTTTTACAACAGCGTCTATGATCAGCCGGGCCAGCGGTCCGAATTCTATGCGATCGCGGCCGCGCTGCTGATCGAGCCGACCGACAATCTGGACCTCCAGATCAGCTACGACCATCAGAAGACGAAGCAGGATCCGCCGCAGCTGCTGGCGGTCAATCGTCCGACCGATCTGTTCTGCGCGGTTTACGGACAATGCTCGCCCGCGCCGGGTGTGCCGACGTCGGGCGACCGTTATGTCAGCGTATCGGACGGCAGGCTCGAGAAGAATGCCGAGTTCCGGCTCGACATGGTAACCGGCAAAGCGACCTATGACATCGGGTCGGACATGCAGTTCGACTATATCTTCGGCTGGCTGAAAACCGAGGAAGAGATCACGCAGGATTTCGACGCCGGTCCGCAGACGCTCTATCACACCGACCGGCCCGCTCGGTGGCGGCAGACAACGAACGAGCTACGGTTGACCAAGGGCGGGTCGGGGCCGATGACCTTTGTCCTCGGCGCCTATTTCTGGGACTCGCGCTATACGATCAACCTCAAAAATTATATCGGCTTTGCGGGACCGCCGCTCCTGACCAGCGCGCAGGACGTGACGCAGACGAACAAATCATGGGCGGTCTATGGCGAAGGCGATTACGACCTGACCGATCGGCTGACGCTGACCCTCGGCGCCCGTTATACCAAGGACAAGAAGTCCAGCATCGTCAACGATCTGCCGATTTTCTTCTATGGCACGACGGTCGAGGAAAATCCGGTCGGAAGCGCGCCCGGCGTCATCGTGATGGCGGAACCGGTCAAGAAAAGCTGGTCCAAATTCACGCCGCGCGTGTCGCTTCGCTACGAGCTGACCGACGAGGCGATGGTCTATGCGCTCTGGTCGCGCGGATACCGCGGCGGCGGGTTCAACGGGCGTCCGTCGACGATCGGCGCCGCGACGATTCCCTATGATCCCGAAACGCTCGACAATTACGAAGTCGGTTTCAAGACCGAGTTCGCTGGCGGCCGGGTGCGTTTCAACGGCGCCGCTTTCCTGATGAAATATAAGGATATGCAGCAGGATCTGGACGTGCCGGCCCCCGGCACGTCGACGGGGCGTGAAAACCGGACGATCAACGCATCGTCGGCAGAATTGAAAGGGTTTGAACTCGATCTGACCGCGCGCGTTACCGACGGACTGACCCTGCACGGCAACCTTGGTTATCTCGACGCCAAGTATAAGGATTTCGTCGGCGACATCTTCAGCACCGGCACGCCGGTCGATGCGACCTTCCTCAAGATCCGCCGCGCGCCCAAATGGACGGGGAATGTCGGCGGAACCTACGAGGTCGATATCGGCAGCGATGCGTCTGCGTGGCTCTCGGGCGATGTCCACTATATCAGCGGCCACGA
- a CDS encoding 12-oxophytodienoate reductase encodes MTPPPLDDLAALLAPLHAPFTCKSLKAPNRFCMAPMSRYFAPGGVLTGEGAEYYRRRAAAGIGTIITEGTGVAIDHTVAADTVPLFAGDEPLAGWKDAVDAVHAEGGMFVPQLWHVGGCIDFNYPDAPHAELVSPSGFAGPDVPGGRAMTDQDIADTVAAFAESARAAKAIGCDAIELHGAHGYIFDQFFWDKTNLRSDRYGGADIADRATFAAEVVAACREAVGEDFAIIFRVSQWKTYDYDVKLARDPDEMHRWLDPLARAGVDIFHASQRRFWEPEYEGDPRNFGGWIKEVTGKPVITVGSIGMDRDLMQDFVEGISSPMLGRLEDLVAMFERGEFDLVALGRVLLADPNWLEKIEQRRIDELTPYDRATALKQYEHD; translated from the coding sequence ATGACGCCGCCGCCGCTCGACGATCTCGCCGCCCTGCTCGCCCCCCTCCACGCACCCTTCACATGCAAGTCGCTTAAAGCGCCGAACCGGTTCTGCATGGCGCCCATGTCGCGCTATTTTGCACCCGGTGGCGTGCTGACCGGCGAAGGCGCCGAATATTACCGCCGCCGCGCCGCCGCGGGGATCGGCACGATCATTACCGAGGGCACTGGCGTCGCGATCGACCATACCGTCGCCGCGGATACGGTGCCGCTGTTCGCCGGCGACGAACCGCTCGCTGGCTGGAAGGATGCGGTCGATGCCGTCCATGCCGAAGGAGGCATGTTCGTTCCGCAACTGTGGCACGTCGGCGGCTGCATCGATTTCAACTATCCCGACGCACCGCACGCCGAACTGGTCAGCCCGTCGGGCTTTGCGGGCCCCGACGTTCCCGGCGGCCGCGCGATGACGGATCAGGACATCGCCGACACCGTCGCCGCCTTTGCCGAATCGGCGCGCGCCGCCAAGGCGATCGGCTGCGACGCAATCGAACTGCACGGCGCGCACGGTTATATCTTCGACCAGTTCTTCTGGGACAAGACCAACCTGCGCAGCGATCGCTATGGCGGCGCAGACATCGCCGACCGCGCGACGTTCGCGGCCGAGGTGGTCGCGGCCTGCCGCGAGGCGGTCGGCGAGGATTTCGCCATCATCTTCCGCGTCTCGCAGTGGAAGACCTATGATTATGACGTGAAACTGGCGCGCGATCCCGACGAGATGCACCGCTGGCTCGATCCGCTGGCGCGCGCCGGCGTCGATATATTCCACGCCTCGCAGCGCCGCTTCTGGGAGCCCGAATATGAGGGCGATCCCAGGAACTTCGGCGGCTGGATCAAGGAGGTCACCGGCAAGCCCGTGATCACCGTCGGATCGATCGGCATGGACCGCGACCTGATGCAGGATTTTGTCGAGGGAATTTCCTCGCCGATGCTTGGTCGGTTAGAAGATCTTGTCGCGATGTTCGAGCGCGGCGAATTCGACCTTGTCGCGCTCGGCCGCGTCTTGCTCGCCGATCCCAACTGGCTGGAAAAGATCGAACAGCGCCGTATCGACGAGCTGACTCCTTATGACCGTGCGACCGCGCTCAAACAATATGAGCATGATTGA
- a CDS encoding alpha/beta fold hydrolase yields MAYLESDGGRVYYEHHRASKLPVVLIHGWGMSGDYWASAVEALLADGHGAIVVDHRGCGRSDRDFSDMSIDAIARDVVAVVDRCDAERVVLNGWSLGGAVAVAAAERLGERVAGLILTCGASPRYVQGEGFPHGGTAEDVLGIAAAITADRPGFFRALAEGASGEGASEAMIGWVERGFLATGPRASETLAGLATLDQRDLLASFAFPVLSIGGAKDGIADPAIAGFAANCARNGTLLTLDTGHSPQLEAPSVYNEALLAFVRKLA; encoded by the coding sequence ATGGCCTATCTCGAATCCGACGGCGGACGCGTCTATTATGAGCATCACCGCGCATCCAAGCTGCCAGTCGTCCTGATCCACGGCTGGGGCATGTCGGGCGACTATTGGGCTTCGGCCGTCGAGGCCCTCCTCGCCGACGGCCATGGGGCGATCGTGGTCGATCACCGCGGCTGCGGCCGCTCCGATCGCGACTTTTCCGACATGTCGATCGACGCGATCGCGCGCGACGTCGTTGCCGTCGTCGATCGCTGCGACGCCGAGCGCGTCGTGCTCAACGGCTGGTCGCTCGGCGGCGCCGTCGCCGTCGCGGCCGCCGAACGGCTGGGCGAGCGCGTCGCCGGACTGATCCTGACCTGCGGCGCGTCGCCGCGCTACGTCCAGGGCGAGGGCTTTCCGCACGGCGGGACTGCCGAAGACGTGCTGGGGATCGCAGCCGCGATCACCGCCGACCGCCCCGGCTTCTTCCGCGCACTTGCCGAGGGCGCGTCGGGCGAAGGCGCCAGCGAGGCGATGATCGGCTGGGTCGAGCGCGGATTTCTTGCCACCGGCCCGCGCGCCAGCGAAACGCTCGCCGGGCTTGCGACGCTCGACCAGCGCGACCTGCTGGCGTCCTTCGCCTTCCCGGTGCTGTCGATCGGCGGTGCAAAGGACGGCATCGCCGACCCCGCCATCGCCGGTTTCGCGGCGAACTGCGCGAGGAACGGCACCTTGCTAACGCTCGACACCGGACATTCGCCGCAGCTCGAAGCACCCAGTGTGTATAACGAGGCATTGCTCGCCTTTGTGAGGAAACTTGCCTGA
- a CDS encoding acyl-CoA dehydrogenase family protein: MAWDFSTDAEFQAQLDWMAAFVREEVEPLDLVFRGPAEPFDPAGKARRIMRPLQQIVKERGLWACHLGPELGGAGFGQVKLGLMNEILGRSRFAPVVFGTQAPDTGNAEILARFGTPEQKAQYLQPLLDGEIVSCYSMTEPQAGADPGEFTCQARLDGGEWVINGEKWFASHACIAEFLIVMVITDPDVPVHQGSTMLIVPQGTPGLEIVRNTAVGPKDEIGSGVHGYLRFTDCRVPEASRLGPVGEGFKVAQSRLGGGRIHHAMRTVGMLNKAMDYMKERVVSRTTKGERLADKQMVQEKIADSYTQILQFRLHVLYAAWLLDRDQAYTRPVRREISAIKAAMPGVLKDVVYRALHLHGSLGMSNETPLMDMWQYVPEMGIVDGPTEVHKIGVAKDILRDVIPFDGPFPSYHVPTRLAAAREKFAAYLD, encoded by the coding sequence ATGGCCTGGGACTTTTCGACCGACGCCGAATTTCAGGCTCAACTCGACTGGATGGCCGCGTTCGTGCGCGAAGAGGTTGAGCCGCTCGACCTCGTATTTCGCGGGCCAGCAGAACCATTTGATCCGGCTGGAAAGGCGCGCAGGATCATGCGGCCGCTCCAGCAAATCGTCAAAGAACGAGGCCTATGGGCCTGTCATCTCGGTCCGGAACTCGGCGGCGCGGGATTTGGCCAGGTAAAGCTTGGCCTGATGAACGAAATCCTCGGACGAAGCAGGTTTGCCCCGGTCGTGTTCGGAACGCAGGCGCCCGACACCGGCAATGCCGAGATCCTCGCCCGCTTCGGCACACCCGAACAGAAGGCGCAATATCTCCAGCCGTTGCTCGATGGCGAGATCGTCTCCTGCTATTCGATGACCGAACCGCAGGCCGGGGCCGATCCCGGCGAATTTACCTGTCAGGCGCGTCTCGATGGCGGCGAGTGGGTCATCAACGGCGAGAAATGGTTTGCGAGCCACGCCTGCATCGCCGAATTTTTGATCGTCATGGTCATCACCGACCCGGACGTGCCGGTCCATCAGGGTTCGACGATGCTGATCGTCCCGCAGGGCACGCCGGGGCTGGAAATCGTGCGCAACACCGCGGTCGGGCCAAAGGACGAGATCGGCAGCGGCGTTCACGGCTATCTGCGCTTCACCGATTGCCGCGTGCCCGAGGCGAGCCGCCTCGGCCCGGTCGGCGAAGGCTTCAAGGTCGCGCAGTCGCGCCTCGGCGGCGGCCGCATCCATCATGCGATGCGCACCGTCGGCATGCTGAACAAGGCGATGGACTATATGAAGGAGCGTGTCGTCAGCCGTACGACTAAGGGCGAACGGCTGGCGGACAAGCAGATGGTTCAGGAAAAAATCGCCGACAGCTATACGCAGATCCTGCAGTTCCGGCTGCACGTGCTCTATGCCGCCTGGCTGCTCGACCGCGATCAGGCCTACACCCGCCCGGTGCGGCGCGAGATCAGCGCGATCAAGGCGGCGATGCCCGGCGTGCTGAAGGACGTCGTGTACCGCGCGCTCCATCTCCACGGCTCGCTCGGCATGTCGAACGAAACGCCGCTGATGGATATGTGGCAATATGTCCCCGAGATGGGGATCGTCGACGGGCCGACGGAGGTTCACAAGATCGGCGTCGCCAAGGACATCCTGCGCGACGTCATTCCTTTCGATGGCCCCTTCCCCAGCTATCATGTGCCGACGCGGCTTGCCGCGGCGCGCGAAAAATTTGCCGCCTACCTCGACTGA
- a CDS encoding ACP S-malonyltransferase, with amino-acid sequence MSDRKTAIVVAPGRGTYGKGELGCIARLHRARFAELIADFDAQRRERGQPTVSELDGADRFSVATHMRGDVAAPLIYTATALDYLSIDRHKYDVVAALGNSMGWYSALALGGAVSIADGFRIANAMGLNSQTHGPGGQILLQVVDEDWRPVPGLRDALFDLVAATDARPGHDLALSIDLAGMLVFAGNEEGLAALLAEAPPTPGRDPLRLAGHGPFHTPLMFGSSDKAKAELPVSLFGRPAIPMVDGRGHVWRRFSSDAAAVWDYTFGHQILAPYDFALSVQVAVKEFAPDVVILPGPGDTLGGAIAQALIGIEWQGIASKADFMARQAADPILLSMGRAEQRPLVTVRE; translated from the coding sequence ATGAGCGACCGCAAAACCGCGATCGTCGTCGCGCCCGGCCGCGGCACCTATGGCAAGGGCGAGCTGGGCTGCATCGCGCGGCTGCATCGCGCGCGCTTTGCCGAGCTGATCGCCGATTTCGATGCGCAGCGCCGCGAGCGCGGGCAGCCGACGGTGAGCGAACTCGATGGCGCGGATCGCTTCAGCGTCGCGACGCACATGCGCGGCGATGTTGCGGCGCCGCTCATCTATACCGCGACCGCGCTCGATTACCTCAGCATCGACCGTCACAAATATGACGTCGTCGCCGCCCTCGGCAATTCGATGGGCTGGTACAGCGCGCTCGCGCTCGGCGGCGCGGTGTCGATCGCCGACGGGTTCCGCATCGCCAACGCCATGGGGCTCAACAGCCAGACGCACGGCCCCGGCGGGCAGATATTGCTGCAGGTCGTCGACGAGGACTGGCGGCCGGTCCCGGGGCTTCGTGACGCGTTGTTCGATCTTGTCGCCGCGACCGACGCCCGGCCGGGCCACGATCTGGCGCTGTCGATCGACCTTGCTGGAATGCTGGTTTTCGCGGGCAATGAAGAGGGACTCGCCGCCCTGCTCGCCGAAGCGCCGCCGACGCCGGGGCGCGATCCGCTGCGCCTTGCGGGCCACGGTCCGTTCCACACCCCGCTGATGTTCGGCAGCTCGGACAAGGCGAAGGCTGAGTTACCGGTGTCGCTGTTCGGCCGCCCCGCGATCCCGATGGTCGACGGGCGCGGGCATGTGTGGCGGCGCTTTTCGTCCGATGCCGCCGCCGTGTGGGACTACACCTTCGGGCATCAAATCCTGGCGCCCTATGATTTCGCGCTGTCGGTGCAGGTCGCGGTCAAGGAGTTCGCTCCCGACGTCGTCATCCTGCCCGGCCCCGGCGACACGCTGGGCGGCGCGATCGCGCAGGCGCTTATCGGCATCGAATGGCAGGGTATCGCAAGCAAGGCCGATTTCATGGCACGCCAGGCGGCTGATCCGATCCTGCTGTCGATGGGCCGCGCCGAGCAGCGCCCGCTGGTTACCGTTCGAGAATAG
- a CDS encoding glucose 1-dehydrogenase, with translation MAGRLDGKSALISGGASGLGEAQAILYAREGASVLIGDVQAEKGESVVAAITREGGKAAFIHLDVTDADNWDKAVADAVARFGKLTTLVNNAGIFHPGGIVDETRQGWDRMIAINQTAVFLGMKAATPALLATGNAAIVNISSLYGLIGSPNAISYHASKAAVRIMGKAGALEFAKQGIRVNTIFPGQIKTPILGDITPEQDAAIKASIPMGVVGDPMDIAYASLYLASDEAKYVSGAELWVDGAWYAGQ, from the coding sequence ATGGCAGGCCGGCTGGACGGTAAGTCGGCGTTGATCTCGGGCGGCGCGAGCGGCCTGGGCGAAGCGCAAGCGATCCTTTACGCTCGCGAGGGCGCATCGGTGCTGATCGGTGACGTACAGGCGGAAAAGGGCGAATCCGTTGTCGCCGCAATCACCCGCGAAGGCGGCAAAGCCGCCTTCATTCATCTCGACGTGACCGATGCCGACAATTGGGACAAAGCCGTCGCCGACGCCGTCGCGCGGTTCGGAAAACTGACCACGTTGGTCAACAATGCCGGCATCTTCCACCCGGGCGGGATCGTCGATGAAACGCGACAGGGCTGGGATCGCATGATCGCGATCAACCAGACCGCCGTGTTTCTGGGGATGAAAGCCGCCACCCCTGCCCTGCTCGCGACGGGCAACGCGGCGATCGTCAATATCAGCTCGCTTTATGGCCTCATCGGCAGCCCGAATGCCATTTCCTACCATGCCTCCAAGGCAGCGGTCCGGATTATGGGCAAGGCCGGCGCGCTCGAATTCGCGAAGCAGGGTATCCGCGTCAACACCATCTTTCCCGGCCAGATCAAGACGCCGATCCTGGGCGACATCACCCCCGAACAGGATGCGGCGATCAAAGCATCAATCCCGATGGGCGTCGTCGGCGATCCGATGGATATCGCCTACGCCAGCCTGTACCTCGCGTCCGATGAGGCCAAATATGTGTCGGGCGCCGAACTGTGGGTCGATGGCGCATGGTACGCGGGACAATGA
- a CDS encoding DUF4129 domain-containing protein, with amino-acid sequence MISLWIAQSSAAAGTASAAGEGGWLLDPELVDPAFSQTIAGGEIQTALPPPPPPPAPPPEWLTSLFEAIGRFFDWSTPAAKPLLWIAVAVVALFLLYHFVPAFARWADNLRFRRRPDDADSEDEAASAEAVAARALLAEADALAAAGRFAEAVHLLLYRSVEDIEGRRPGLVKPAMTSRDLADARDLPPVARGAFSRIARAVEISLFGGRAIDAAAWDQCRTAYADLTIGKNWARA; translated from the coding sequence ATGATCTCCCTGTGGATCGCCCAGTCGTCGGCCGCGGCCGGCACGGCCAGCGCCGCAGGGGAAGGGGGCTGGCTGCTCGATCCCGAGCTTGTCGATCCCGCGTTCAGCCAGACGATCGCCGGCGGCGAGATCCAGACCGCGCTGCCGCCACCACCCCCGCCGCCCGCCCCGCCGCCCGAATGGCTGACGTCGCTGTTCGAGGCGATCGGCCGGTTTTTCGACTGGAGCACCCCCGCGGCGAAACCTTTGCTGTGGATAGCGGTCGCGGTCGTAGCGCTGTTCCTTCTCTATCATTTCGTGCCCGCCTTTGCGCGCTGGGCCGACAATCTGCGCTTCCGCCGCCGCCCGGACGATGCCGACAGCGAAGACGAGGCCGCATCCGCCGAGGCGGTAGCGGCGCGCGCCTTGCTGGCCGAGGCCGATGCGCTCGCCGCCGCTGGCCGCTTTGCCGAGGCGGTGCACCTGCTCCTTTATCGCAGCGTCGAGGATATCGAAGGGCGGCGTCCCGGCCTCGTCAAACCCGCGATGACCTCGCGCGACCTTGCGGACGCGCGCGACCTGCCGCCGGTGGCGCGCGGCGCGTTCAGCCGCATCGCGCGCGCGGTCGAGATCAGCCTGTTCGGCGGTCGCGCGATCGACGCCGCAGCGTGGGATCAATGCCGCACCGCCTATGCCGATCTGACCATCGGCAAAAACTGGGCGCGGGCATGA
- a CDS encoding dehydrogenase E1 component subunit alpha/beta, giving the protein MDAAQAVHEKFLGALAEGRLPGRADAPDPGAIGLSRAEATDIFLSQLTSRQMDRLSRHLQARGEGFYTIGSSGHEGNAAVAAALRVTDMAFLHYRSNAFQLHRARQVPGQTPTWDMLLSFAASSEDPISGGRHKVIGSKPLNIPPQTSTIASHLPKAVGAAFSIGIARRLGMTGLPLPDDAVVLASFGDASANHSTAQGAFNTAGWAAFQGSPMPLIFLCEDNGIGISTRTPTGWIEAQFRHRAGLHYIQCDGTDLAGAYKGAKEAVDHARRTRRPVFLHMATVRLYGHAGSDVQGAYLPKALIEADEARDPLLKGAALMAGQGWMSPAEIADAYEEIGATLARQAEAAIRRPKITTPAHVMESLIPPKRELARANTPSHDDRQAMFGSDWGQMDKPMHMARLLSWALADLMLAHREIAVMGEDVGPKGGVYNVTAKLHQRFGSARVVNTLLDEQAILGLAIGMAHNGFIPMPEIQFLAYVHNAEDQIRGEAATLSFFSNGQYTNPMVIRIAGLGYQKGFGGHFHNDNSLAVFRDIPGVILAVPSNGRDAVQMLRECVRLAREEQRVVVFVEPIALYMTRDLHEEGDGLWTSVYEAPGEGAPIRLGDLGVHGDGTDLAIVTYGNGYYLSRQAEKLLAEGGVKARVIDLRWLGPVDAGKLVAAVGEAGRILIVDECRITGSQSEALMALFVERTPEKKVARIAADDSFIPLGRAATLTLPSRDSIVAAAKELLA; this is encoded by the coding sequence GTGGACGCGGCGCAGGCGGTACATGAAAAATTCCTTGGCGCGCTGGCCGAAGGACGGTTACCCGGCCGCGCCGACGCGCCCGATCCCGGCGCGATCGGGCTGTCGCGCGCCGAGGCGACCGACATCTTCCTGTCGCAGCTGACGAGCCGCCAGATGGACCGGCTGTCGCGCCATCTGCAAGCCCGCGGCGAAGGTTTCTATACGATCGGCTCGTCGGGGCATGAGGGCAATGCCGCGGTCGCCGCGGCGCTGCGCGTCACCGACATGGCGTTTCTCCACTATCGCTCGAACGCCTTTCAGCTTCACCGCGCGCGGCAGGTGCCGGGGCAAACGCCGACGTGGGACATGCTCTTGAGCTTTGCGGCGTCATCCGAAGACCCGATTTCGGGGGGGCGGCACAAGGTCATCGGGTCAAAACCGCTCAATATTCCGCCGCAGACCTCAACGATCGCCTCGCATTTGCCGAAAGCGGTCGGCGCCGCCTTTTCGATCGGCATCGCGCGGCGGCTGGGCATGACGGGTTTGCCGCTTCCAGACGATGCGGTGGTACTCGCGAGCTTCGGCGATGCGTCGGCGAACCATTCGACCGCGCAGGGCGCGTTCAACACCGCCGGCTGGGCGGCGTTTCAGGGCTCGCCGATGCCGCTCATTTTTCTCTGCGAAGACAATGGTATCGGCATTTCGACGCGCACCCCGACCGGATGGATCGAGGCGCAGTTCCGCCATCGCGCGGGGCTGCACTATATCCAGTGCGACGGCACCGACCTCGCCGGGGCGTACAAGGGTGCGAAGGAAGCGGTCGACCATGCGCGCCGCACGCGAAGGCCGGTCTTCCTGCATATGGCGACGGTGCGGCTTTACGGCCACGCGGGATCGGACGTGCAGGGTGCTTATCTGCCCAAGGCGCTGATCGAGGCCGACGAGGCGCGCGACCCGTTGCTGAAGGGCGCGGCGCTGATGGCCGGGCAGGGATGGATGTCGCCGGCCGAAATCGCTGACGCCTATGAAGAGATCGGCGCCACACTGGCGCGGCAGGCCGAGGCGGCGATCCGGCGGCCGAAAATCACGACGCCCGCGCATGTCATGGAGAGTCTGATCCCGCCGAAACGCGAACTCGCGCGTGCCAACACGCCTTCGCACGATGATCGCCAGGCGATGTTCGGCAGCGACTGGGGCCAGATGGACAAGCCGATGCACATGGCGCGGCTGCTCAGCTGGGCGCTTGCCGACCTGATGCTCGCGCACCGAGAAATCGCGGTGATGGGCGAGGATGTCGGGCCGAAGGGCGGCGTCTATAACGTCACCGCCAAGCTGCACCAGCGCTTCGGGTCGGCGCGCGTCGTCAACACATTGCTCGACGAACAGGCGATTCTGGGGCTCGCGATCGGCATGGCGCACAACGGCTTTATCCCGATGCCCGAAATCCAGTTCCTCGCCTATGTCCACAATGCCGAGGACCAGATCCGCGGCGAAGCGGCGACCTTGAGCTTCTTCTCCAACGGGCAGTACACCAACCCGATGGTCATCCGCATCGCGGGGCTGGGCTATCAAAAAGGCTTTGGCGGTCATTTCCACAACGACAACAGCCTCGCGGTGTTCCGCGACATTCCGGGCGTCATACTGGCGGTGCCGTCGAACGGGCGTGACGCGGTGCAGATGCTGCGCGAATGCGTCCGGCTGGCGCGAGAGGAGCAGCGCGTCGTCGTGTTCGTCGAACCAATCGCGCTCTATATGACGCGCGACCTGCATGAAGAGGGCGATGGCCTGTGGACGAGCGTCTATGAGGCGCCGGGCGAGGGCGCACCGATCCGTCTGGGCGACCTCGGGGTTCATGGCGACGGCACCGACCTGGCGATCGTCACCTATGGTAATGGATATTATCTGTCGCGGCAGGCCGAAAAATTGCTCGCCGAGGGCGGCGTCAAGGCGCGCGTGATCGATCTGCGCTGGCTGGGGCCGGTCGATGCGGGCAAGCTGGTCGCCGCGGTCGGCGAGGCCGGACGCATCCTGATCGTCGACGAATGCCGCATCACCGGATCGCAGAGCGAGGCGCTGATGGCGCTGTTCGTCGAGCGGACGCCGGAGAAGAAGGTCGCACGGATCGCCGCCGACGACAGTTTCATTCCGCTGGGGCGGGCGGCGACGCTGACCCTGCCGAGCCGCGACAGCATCGTCGCGGCGGCGAAGGAGCTCCTGGCATGA